From the genome of Methylomonas sp. UP202, one region includes:
- a CDS encoding MbtH family protein — translation MSWDEEEDTTTYQVVVNHEEQYSIWPDYKEIPNGWRAVGPKGPKQECLDYIKEVWTDMRPLSLRQHMREAGLE, via the coding sequence ATGAGCTGGGACGAAGAAGAAGACACCACCACCTACCAAGTCGTCGTCAATCACGAAGAACAATATTCTATCTGGCCCGACTACAAGGAAATCCCCAACGGCTGGCGCGCCGTCGGCCCCAAAGGCCCAAAGCAGGAATGTCTGGATTACATCAAGGAAGTTTGGACCGACATGCGGCCGCTAAGCCTGCGGCAACATATGCGGGAGGCGGGGTTGGAATAA
- the cysC gene encoding adenylyl-sulfate kinase: MEYRKNIVWHHSQVSRSHRESLNGHRSVILWFTGLSGAGKSTIAHAVEAQLHQRGCSTFVLDGDNIRHGLSKDLGFEDSDRKENIRRIAEVAKLMLDAGTITLTAFISPFRLERELARRTVAEGDFIEIYCNCDLTVCEQRDVKGLYRKARLGEIAHFTGISSPYEPPENPEIVIDTDQMSIEECLTHILNHLHKVGIMSPSLT; this comes from the coding sequence ATGGAATACCGCAAAAACATTGTCTGGCATCATTCCCAAGTATCACGATCACACCGGGAATCCTTGAACGGACATCGGTCGGTCATTTTGTGGTTTACGGGTTTGTCTGGGGCGGGCAAATCAACCATAGCCCATGCAGTGGAGGCGCAACTTCATCAACGAGGATGCAGTACGTTTGTATTGGATGGTGATAACATCCGACACGGTCTTTCAAAAGATTTAGGTTTTGAAGACTCAGATAGAAAAGAAAACATTCGTCGAATTGCGGAAGTTGCCAAATTAATGCTCGATGCCGGAACCATAACCCTAACGGCTTTCATTTCGCCTTTCAGATTAGAAAGAGAGCTGGCCCGACGTACGGTAGCCGAAGGGGATTTTATAGAAATTTACTGCAACTGCGATTTGACGGTCTGTGAGCAACGAGATGTTAAAGGACTCTATCGAAAAGCAAGACTCGGCGAAATAGCGCACTTCACCGGTATTTCATCCCCCTACGAACCACCTGAAAACCCGGAGATAGTGATCGATACGGATCAGATGAGTATTGAGGAATGTTTAACCCATATCCTTAATCACTTGCATAAAGTGGGCATTATGTCTCCCAGCCTTACCTAG
- a CDS encoding RNA polymerase sigma factor, whose protein sequence is MNLESVYLNHQTELQQHLARIVDCPEIAADLVQECFIIFSRESQKQVIEHPRGFLFRTARNLAYDHIKHRKVTEKHVYSTEPTLDIAEETPSEEHLALVNEKLAIFSSIVDELPERAKTAFVLNRVYGMTYAEIAVELNISDSAVEKLLARALLHCRKQFKNRQADLSND, encoded by the coding sequence ATGAATCTCGAGTCCGTATATTTAAATCATCAAACGGAACTACAACAGCACTTGGCGCGCATAGTCGATTGCCCGGAAATCGCCGCAGATTTGGTACAGGAATGTTTCATCATTTTTTCCAGGGAATCGCAAAAACAAGTCATCGAGCATCCGCGCGGCTTTTTATTCCGCACCGCCCGCAATCTGGCTTACGACCACATCAAGCACCGCAAGGTCACCGAGAAACACGTCTACAGCACCGAACCCACGCTGGACATCGCCGAAGAAACCCCCTCGGAAGAACACTTGGCGCTGGTCAACGAAAAACTGGCGATTTTTTCTAGCATCGTCGACGAACTGCCCGAACGGGCCAAAACAGCATTCGTGCTGAACCGGGTATACGGCATGACCTACGCGGAAATCGCGGTCGAGTTGAACATTTCCGACAGCGCGGTCGAAAAACTGTTAGCCCGAGCGCTACTCCACTGCCGCAAACAGTTCAAAAATCGCCAAGCCGATTTAAGCAACGACTGA